AACACATGCAGGAGCTCAAGGAGTTAGGAGCAATAACGGTGAAAATGGACATTTCACAAGAGAATGATATTAAAGCATGTGTGGATACCATTATTAAGGAACAAGGCAGAATTGATGTGCTCTTTAATAACGCCGGATATGCTCTTTATGGAAGTGTTGAGGAGGTCAGTCTGAGCGATGCGCGGTATCAGTTTGAGGTGAATCTCTTTGGCCTTTCTTATATAACACAGCTTATTCTGCCGCATATGAGGAAGCAAGGAAGCGGGAAAATTATCAGTACCTCTTCTGTCGCAGGTAAAATCCACGCTCCGCTCGGCGCATGGTATCATGCAAGCAAACACGCGCTGGAAGGGTGGTCGGATTGCCTGCGGCTCGAAGTGAAGAAATTCGGCATTGAAGTCGTTCTTATTGAACCGGGTTCGATCGAAACGGAATTCGCCCAGGTGTCGGGAGCGCCGATGCTGAAGAACTCCGGAAACGGACCCTACCGGGAACTGGCAAAGGCGGTT
This region of Paenibacillus sp. FSL K6-1096 genomic DNA includes:
- a CDS encoding oxidoreductase; this translates as MSKKVILITGASSGIGKETARRLLSEGYIVYAAARRVEHMQELKELGAITVKMDISQENDIKACVDTIIKEQGRIDVLFNNAGYALYGSVEEVSLSDARYQFEVNLFGLSYITQLILPHMRKQGSGKIISTSSVAGKIHAPLGAWYHASKHALEGWSDCLRLEVKKFGIEVVLIEPGSIETEFAQVSGAPMLKNSGNGPYRELAKAVAKVHHNSYKPGAALSPSVVAEKVLQAIKAQKPKTRIALGKMAKPAIIMSRVLSDRAMDSMVMSMMK